Proteins encoded by one window of Desulfurococcus sp.:
- the hxlB gene encoding 6-phospho-3-hexuloisomerase: protein MVSGKTRDAMLTIIDFALRSIEIISDEEKNRFIDTLIEASKTGRKIFVVGAGRSGLVAKAFAMRLLHLVFNVYVIGETILTKSSPGDILVAISGSGQTKLVVSAAEVAKSVGVRVVAITTYPDSPLGKLADIVVRVPGRTKSAREDDYVSRQILGMHEPLAPLGTLFEDTLLVFLDGVIAELMEKLGVSEEDLRNRHANIE, encoded by the coding sequence ATGGTCTCCGGGAAGACAAGGGATGCAATGCTTACAATAATAGACTTTGCCCTCAGAAGCATTGAGATCATAAGCGATGAGGAGAAAAATAGATTCATCGACACGCTTATTGAAGCATCAAAGACTGGGAGGAAAATCTTTGTTGTTGGTGCTGGGAGAAGTGGTTTAGTTGCTAAGGCGTTTGCAATGAGGCTCCTACACTTAGTCTTTAACGTGTACGTAATCGGTGAAACTATCCTGACGAAATCCTCGCCAGGCGATATCCTTGTAGCAATATCAGGTTCCGGGCAGACAAAGCTTGTCGTCTCGGCAGCTGAAGTCGCGAAGAGTGTTGGCGTTAGAGTAGTAGCTATCACCACATACCCTGATAGTCCTCTCGGAAAGCTAGCTGATATAGTAGTAAGAGTACCGGGTAGAACTAAGAGTGCCAGAGAAGACGACTACGTGAGTAGGCAGATACTAGGCATGCATGAACCACTAGCTCCTCTAGGCACGCTCTTCGAGGATACACTACTAGTATTCCTTGACGGCGTAATAGCTGAGCTCATGGAGAAGCTCGGGGTATCCGAGGAAGACTTAAGGAACCGTCACGCTAACATAGAGTAA
- a CDS encoding D-2-hydroxyacid dehydrogenase gives MTSQLRYRILVASHIHEKAIEALKASGFDVAVKEEPSEEELASIIKGFHALIVRSKPLVTRRVIEEADSLRVIARAGVGVDNIDVEAARSRGIEVITAPEASTVSVAELTVGLMISVARKIAFSDRHMRRGEWPKKQAIGVELYGKTLGVVGAGRIGSTVARICKLGFNMNILYYNLSRREDLEKELNAKFVDLETLLRESDVVTIHVPLTPETHHLINEERLKLMKKTAIIINTSRGQVIDTKALVKALKEGWIAGAGLDVYEEEPLPENHPLLELENVVLTPHIGASTVEAQERAGLEVASKIIEYFKSRVV, from the coding sequence ATGACCTCTCAACTCAGATACAGGATATTAGTAGCCAGTCATATACACGAGAAGGCTATAGAAGCGTTAAAAGCTAGTGGATTCGATGTAGCTGTGAAAGAGGAGCCGAGTGAGGAGGAGCTAGCTTCAATTATCAAAGGATTCCATGCTCTAATAGTCCGCAGTAAACCACTGGTTACCCGGAGAGTAATAGAGGAAGCTGACTCCCTTAGAGTTATAGCTAGAGCCGGGGTGGGAGTAGATAACATTGATGTCGAGGCAGCGAGGAGCCGGGGTATAGAGGTTATTACGGCTCCTGAGGCTTCAACTGTAAGTGTAGCCGAGCTGACAGTTGGATTAATGATCTCGGTTGCCAGAAAAATAGCTTTTAGCGATAGACACATGAGGAGAGGGGAGTGGCCTAAGAAGCAGGCCATAGGGGTAGAACTCTACGGTAAAACCCTCGGGGTGGTAGGGGCAGGGAGAATCGGGTCAACTGTAGCAAGAATATGCAAGCTAGGCTTTAACATGAACATTCTCTATTATAATCTCTCTAGGAGGGAAGACCTCGAGAAAGAACTTAATGCAAAGTTTGTTGACTTGGAAACACTCTTAAGGGAGTCAGATGTTGTAACAATACATGTACCTCTAACACCTGAAACACACCACTTAATCAACGAGGAGAGATTAAAACTCATGAAGAAGACTGCCATCATAATTAATACCTCCAGGGGGCAAGTCATCGATACCAAAGCGCTGGTAAAAGCATTAAAGGAAGGGTGGATTGCAGGAGCAGGATTAGACGTATACGAGGAGGAACCGCTTCCAGAAAACCACCCGTTACTAGAGCTTGAGAATGTTGTTTTAACACCACACATAGGTGCTAGCACCGTAGAGGCTCAGGAGAGAGCCGGCTTAGAGGTTGCCAGTAAGATAATCGAGTACTTTAAGAGCCGGGTGGTGTAG
- a CDS encoding DUF5603 domain-containing protein, with the protein MSSESGRVIIKLPKTSIPYKYIEPVLIDIDNLVIHEEIVEARLKELTEKIRRENAVDMPIVVAPIPGTSKYLIVDGHHRWAAVKALGYRRIPCIVIDYYSPDVKLKTWLPGIIGDVKPVLEEVARRGLKTSTCDYTIDSVLELDPGLLEKSSFIVLGRELCVAINGGIEGQKIVSRVLSDLNLKDLVTLVYYGELVEAVEDLKTGWLSYLFVRKALTKEDVMNYVKNGGVYAPKTTRHILPFYPAKTYTPLDKLQ; encoded by the coding sequence GTGAGTAGTGAAAGCGGCAGGGTGATAATAAAGCTACCTAAGACCAGCATACCCTACAAGTATATTGAACCTGTACTCATAGACATCGATAACCTAGTCATCCACGAGGAGATCGTGGAGGCAAGGTTAAAAGAGCTTACGGAGAAGATTAGAAGAGAGAATGCTGTTGACATGCCTATAGTGGTAGCACCGATCCCGGGGACCAGCAAGTACCTCATAGTAGACGGGCATCATAGATGGGCTGCTGTAAAAGCCCTTGGCTACAGGAGGATCCCCTGTATAGTTATCGACTACTACAGCCCTGATGTAAAGCTGAAAACATGGCTACCAGGTATTATCGGGGACGTGAAGCCTGTTCTCGAAGAAGTAGCTAGAAGGGGGTTGAAGACATCGACCTGCGATTACACTATAGATAGCGTGTTAGAACTGGATCCAGGGCTCCTCGAGAAATCATCCTTCATAGTGCTTGGAAGAGAGCTCTGTGTAGCAATTAATGGTGGAATTGAGGGACAAAAAATAGTTTCCCGAGTGCTCAGTGATCTAAATCTAAAGGATCTCGTAACCTTAGTATACTACGGTGAACTTGTAGAAGCGGTTGAAGACTTGAAGACAGGCTGGCTATCCTACCTATTCGTGCGTAAAGCTCTCACCAAGGAGGATGTCATGAACTACGTTAAGAACGGAGGAGTCTATGCTCCTAAGACCACCAGGCACATCCTACCATTCTACCCTGCTAAAACGTACACGCCGCTAGATAAGCTCCAATAA
- a CDS encoding TOBE domain-containing protein, translated as MNFIEGTLLEKDGSLLLDVEAYSIRIPSKYRDQLKEYIGKNIVLGVRPQNIIIGARSSEGYTARVTGCELTGTETIIHFTIKGDIDYTAVIPSRVKISIGDEITWKPDEDHLYFFDKKTQKAIY; from the coding sequence ATGAACTTTATTGAGGGGACACTTCTAGAGAAAGATGGCTCCTTACTCCTAGATGTAGAGGCGTACTCTATTAGAATCCCCAGTAAGTACCGCGACCAGCTGAAGGAGTATATTGGTAAAAACATAGTACTAGGGGTAAGGCCGCAGAACATAATCATTGGAGCTAGGAGTTCTGAGGGTTACACAGCAAGAGTAACAGGCTGCGAACTAACAGGCACAGAGACTATCATTCACTTCACTATAAAAGGAGACATCGACTATACAGCAGTTATTCCAAGCAGAGTTAAGATTAGTATAGGCGATGAAATAACCTGGAAGCCCGATGAGGATCACTTGTACTTCTTTGATAAGAAGACGCAAAAAGCCATATACTAG